A stretch of Prunus dulcis chromosome 6, ALMONDv2, whole genome shotgun sequence DNA encodes these proteins:
- the LOC117630780 gene encoding probable receptor-like protein kinase At2g23200, translating to MESLHNHKIHIPLFSLLFFLFHFSSLHFLSLAYEQPDKYFVNCGSKDDANLSGRVFTADSSSVSLCSDSEKSRAIESTNQSRNLYQTARIFYNQSHYEFTIAENGTYIVRLHFLTFSSSVNLSSALFDVLAFPTVSNFGFKLLNNFTAKNSSNSPLIEEFFLAIGPGSLKLYFTPQGSSFAFVNAIEVFRAPLEFSPRNYSSSFPLVLRKTYRLNVGGQKITPDDDIIWRNWEQDDRYLSNSNSADDSRPSSQTLIRQAVESDGFVGADSDLIAPDLVYQTAKLMTGNTNGLPNPFNITWSFNVSADARHLVRVHFCDIIGPPGNLVFNLYSNGNFITKVGGPDFSFNSLYSPFYYDFVRSNGSEFINISIGPSIDTTTNNSFLNGLEMLEIIEGPALSNPPASVCNMKGPNKIKVGLVVGSVIGGLSLICILIVGILFGLKYRNAKRVETSEWSPMPAFGGGSTHSRLTDGTITGSPMDYLNLGLKISFAELQQATNNFDTKLLIGEGGFGNVYRGTLLNGRNVAVKRGKRDEQGSGQGLPEFQTEIMVLSQIRHRHLVSLIGYCDERSEMILVYEFMEKGSLRDHLYGSNLPRLSWKQRLEICIGAARGLHYLHRGAAGGIIHRDVKSTNILLDENHVAKVADFGLSRSGPLDETHVSTNVKGTFGYLDPEYIMSQQLTEKSDVYAFGVVLLEVLCARSAIDTMLPRDQMNLAEWGMLCKKKGLLEQIVDSSIKNQIDPSSFRNFSETAEKCLQENANDRPTMGDVLWDLEYAFQLQQTAKHREPHEDSTANASSAFVLPNVPRFPSVSSTINTDDLALPRDDELDTTEVEVFSLLRVGDAR from the coding sequence ATGGAAAGCCTTCATAACCATAAAATCCATATCCCTCTATTTTCtctgcttttttttcttttccacttCTCATCCCTTCACTTTCTCTCTTTAGCCTATGAGCAACCTGATAAGTATTTCGTCAATTGTGGGTCTAAAGATGATGCAAACCTCAGTGGCCGGGTGTTCACTGCAGACTCGAGTTCTGTTTCTTTGTGCTCAGACTCAGAGAAAAGCAGGGCCATTGAAAGCACCAACCAGTCGCGAAATCTGTACCAAACAGCAAGAATTTTCTACAACCAATCCCACTATGAGTTCACGATCGCTGAAAACGGTACTTATATTGTCCGTCTGCATTTCTTGACTTTCTCCTCCTCAGTTAATCTTTCATCAGCTCTTTTTGATGTTTTGGCTTTTCCTACTGTTTCAAATTTTGGGTTCAAACTGTTGAACAATTTCACTGCCAAGAACAGTAGCAACTCTCCTTTGATAGAGGAGTTCTTTCTTGCCATTGGTCCTGGCtcattgaaattatattttacacCTCAAGGATCATCTTTTGCATTTGTAAATGCCATTGAAGTCTTCCGTGCACCGTTGGAATTCAGCCCTCGGAATTACAGCAGTAGTTTCCCTTTAGTTCTACGTAAAACTTACAGGCTGAATGTTGGAGGCCAGAAAATCACACCAGATGATGACATAATATGGAGAAATTGGGAACAAGATGATAGATATCTGTCAAATTCAAACTCTGCAGATGATAGCCGACCCTCCTCACAGACGCTTATTAGACAGGCGGTAGAATCTGATGGTTTCGTTGGTGCTGATAGTGATTTAATTGCTCCAGATTTAGTTTACCAGACTGCCAAATTGATGACCGGTAATACTAACGGGCTACCCAATCCCTTCAACATAACCTGGTCTTTTAATGTGAGTGCGGATGCTAGACACCTCGTCCGGGTTCACTTCTGTGACATTATCGGTCCGCCTGGTAATTTAGTATTTAACTTGTATTCAAATGGAAACTTCATTACGAAGGTTGGTGGACccgatttcagttttaatAGCCTGTACTCGCCTTTCTACTATGATTTTGTACGTTCTAATGGATCTGAATTCATTAACATCAGCATAGGCCCTAGCATAGACACAACAACTAACAATTCCTTTCTAAATGGACTGGAAATGTTGGAGATAATAGAGGGACCAGCTTTAAGTAACCCTCCAGCTTCAGTTTGTAATATGAAAGGGCCCAATAAGATAAAGGTGGGTCTTGTGGTTGGTTCAGTTATTGGAGGCCTGTCGCTTATCTGCATTCTGATTGTCGGAATCTTGTTCGGTTTGAAATACAGAAATGCAAAGCGTGTTGAAACTTCGGAATGGTCACCAATGCCTGCATTTGGAGGAGGGAGTACCCACAGCAGGTTGACTGATGGAACTATTACTGGTTCCCCTATGGATTATCTAAATCTTGGGTTGAAGATATCTTTTGCTGAACTTCAGCAAGCAACAAACAACTTTGACACAAAATTGTTGATAGGTGAGGGTGGCTTTGGGAATGTCTACAGAGGAACTCTGTTGAATGGCAGAAATGTAGCTGTCAAGCGAGGTAAACGAGATGAGCAAGGGTCAGGCCAAGGCCTTCCAGAATTTCAAACAGAGATCATGGTTTTGTCCCAGATTCGCCACCGCCATCTTGTTTCCTTAATTGGATACTGTGATGAAAGGTCTGAGATGATACTGGTCTACGAGTTCATGGAAAAAGGGAGCTTGAGAGATCATTTATATGGTTCAAACTTGCCTCGCTTGTCATGGAAGCAAAGGCTTGAAATTTGCATTGGTGCAGCAAGGGGCCTTCATTACCTCCACAGAGGTGCAGCTGGGGGAATCATTCACCGAGATGTTAAGTCCACCAACATCTTGTTGGATGAAAACCATGTTGCCAAAGTTGCTGACTTTGGCCTTTCAAGATCTGGTCCTCTTGATGAAACACATGTCAGCACAAATGTTAAAGGCACTTTTGGTTACCTTGATCCTGAATACATAATGTCCCAACAGTTGACAGAAAAATCTGATGTTTATGCATTTGGCGTGGTTCTCCTTGAGGTGTTATGTGCAAGATCTGCTATTGATACAATGCTCCCAAGAGACCAAATGAATTTAGCTGAATGGGGAATGCTTTGCAAGAAGAAAGGGTTGCTTGAACAGATTGTTGACTCTTCAATCAAGAATCAGATTGATCCTAGCTCATTCAGAAATTTTAGTGAGACAGCAGAGAAATGCTTGCAAGAAAATGCTAATGATAGGCCTACAATGGGTGATGTGCTGTGGGACTTGGAGTATGCATTCCAGCTCCAGCAAACAGCAAAGCATAGAGAACCCCATGAAGACAGCACAGCCAATGCTTCATCAGCATTTGTATTGCCAAATGTTCCGCGTTTTCCTTCAGTTAGCTCCACCATTAACACAGATGATCTGGCTCTTCCCAGAGACGATGAATTAGATACAACAGAAGTTGAAGTTTTCTCCCTGTTGAGAGTTGGTGATGCCAGATAA
- the LOC117629600 gene encoding uncharacterized protein LOC117629600, with amino-acid sequence MVGATKPSRSDEVLEADEQLKIANQIRAQFDSAAPKRPIKPNRSEPDSSSSSSSTPNPVDYSIFDQPNIPELDKFRSLQSQSPVILSSAEGATTVQDEFVDTQYYKELNSIDKQHHMTGSGFIKVVREGGSDFDLQLAESHDDVIVGLMKIRSNPATNDWVPRTDEDEVFVNSSKPNRSESSY; translated from the exons ATGGTTGGTGCGACAAAGCCAAGCCGGAGCGACGAGGTGTTGGAAGCTGATGAGCAGCTCAAGATCGCCAACCAGATCAGAGCTCAGTTCGACTCTGCAGCCCCAAAGCGACCCATCAAGCCAAATAGAAGCGAGCCCgattcttcatcatcatcatcatcaacaccAAACCCAGTTGACTATTCCATCTTTGACCAACCCAACATTCCAGAGCTCGACAAGTTTCGTTCTCTCCAATCTCAATCCCCTGTTATACTCTCATCAGCAGAGGGAGCTACCACAGTACAAGATGAGTTTGTGGACACACAGTACTACAAGGAACTCAATTCCATTGACAAACAACATCACATG ACTGGAAGTGGGTTTATAAAGGTTGTAAGAGAAGGGGGAAGTGACTTTGATCTTCAGCTGGCTGAGAGCCATGATGATGTCATAGTGGGATTGATGAAGATCAGAAGCAACCCTGCAACAAATGACTGGGTTCCCAGGACTGATGAAGATGAG GTCTTTGTTAACTCCTCAAAGCCAAATCGGAGTGAGAGCTCTTATTAG